Genomic segment of Planctomycetia bacterium:
TTGCTCGGCGCCGCGGGCTTGTTCGACGGTAACTGCCGCCAACGACGCAACCGAGACGACGATGCGTAGTAGTCGAAGCATGAGTCGCTCCTTAACGAACGCAGAACACCGTGAGCGAGCGAGGGCCGTGGGCGCCGATGACGAGCGATTGCTCGATGTCGGCGGTTTTCGAAGGGCCCGCAATGAACGCACCGAATCCTTTCGCACCGAGACTCAGCCGTTGATAAGCGGCGTACATGTTGTCGACGATCTCGCGCTCGTCGATGACGAGCACCAAGTGCTGCACGATGAAGTAGATCGCGCGATGCCGTAAGTGTTCGTCGGTCACCCAGATCGCGCCGTTCTCGGAGACTCCGAACCGGCCCGGCAGAATGGCGAAGTCGACGTCTTCGGTCGCATGGGGATCGACGATGGCGGCGAGATCGACGTTGCCCGGCAGTTCGGCGAGCGCGGAAACGACTTTCTTCGCGGCGGCGAAATTCGGTTGCGCGGCGAGCTTCGCGGGGATCTCGCTCCGGCTGCCGACGAACTCACAACGCCCGCCGACCGACGTAAGAACTTCGGCGAACGCGCGCGAGCGGTCGGCGTAGGTGATCCACGTTTGATTCAAGTTCGGCA
This window contains:
- a CDS encoding LUD domain-containing protein, producing MLAAIRASNAPAAALPNLNQTWITYADRSRAFAEVLTSVGGRCEFVGSRSEIPAKLAAQPNFAAAKKVVSALAELPGNVDLAAIVDPHATEDVDFAILPGRFGVSENGAIWVTDEHLRHRAIYFIVQHLVLVIDEREIVDNMYAAYQRLSLGAKGFGAFIAGPSKTADIEQSLVIGAHGPRSLTVFCVR